Part of the Notamacropus eugenii isolate mMacEug1 chromosome 5, mMacEug1.pri_v2, whole genome shotgun sequence genome is shown below.
ggggatgcccatcaattggggaatggctgaccaagttgtagtatatgaatataatgaaatactattgttctataagaaatgaagaacaggaagacttcagagaagcctggaagaacttacatgaactgatgctgagtgaaaggagcagaatcaggagaactttgtgcacagcaacaaccacagtgtgtgaggaatttttctggtagatttagtccttcacagcaatgcaaagacctaaaaaattcccaatgcactcttgaggcaaaacaccttccacatccagagaaagaactatggaattgaatcacagaatgaagcagaccattttctcttgtgttaggttttgttttgttttatggtttctcccattcattttaattgttctatgcaacatgactaaggtgaaaatgtatttaataagaatgtgtgtgtagaacctataaaagattgcacgctgtctcagagagggagtggggaaggagcgGGAGAGAGGacaaaaaatctaagatatgggaaaaaatattttttaaaaaaagaattaaaaaaaatttaaaaatattacagttattttttttgttaatatggaacttttccttttgtttttttacttccttGAAGATATATACCTAATAACTGGGTTAAAGCGTATGTATAGCTGAGTGACTTTTCTAGGTTAATTCCAGATTGTGTTTTTGGATGGTTTGGACCTTGGTTTCATCCACTGTTAAAATGAGGAGTTGActtaggtgatctctgaggttccctcAAAGGTTCCAGCTTTAAAACTTTGATTGTGATCTGCTGCTGATGATGATATAGAAGCCATTCCTGTTCAGATCCAGAGAGGCCACGCTAGATAATGAAAAGAGTACTAGGTTTGGGGCCCAAGGAGCCTATTGGGGGACAGATCCCGTCAGCTCTCAAAGCCTCCTGTCAAGTCATCCAGAAATTCAGGCTTTTGGAAGGTCATTTCACCGTGGAATCTCAGCGTCTTAATGACTCCTGGAAGACCTTCCAGCTGGGGGATCCTTTCTGAAAATCCAGCACATCCAGCCATTCCAGAAATTTGTGATAGCAGCTCATGGTCTTTCTATAATTGGTGGTGTGTCTCTGTTACAGGTTGCGGGCCTCTCGGGTTCTTCTTGTTGGAATGAAAGGTTTGGGCGCAGAAGTTGCAAAGAATCTCATTTTAGCAGGTGTGAAAGGACTGACCATGATGGATCATCAGAAGgtgaaattccatttttattaatCTGCTTATCACTCTCATCCACCTTACCCCAGCCAAGATTTCATAGGTCAGGTGGAATAGGATGCTAGTCTGTATGTGAGTGTGAGTGGTGGGACAGAGGGGGAGGTTGTAGTGCTGCCAGTTACATACAGTGTGGGTGACCTTGTGCTCTACACCTCATTAGAGTCTTTtactctttatttttgtttttaaataattatgctttattttaacattaattttttaaaattttgagttccctgCCCTCCACCTTCTTCTAGCCCCTTTCCCCAGCCATTGAGAAGGCTAGCACTATGATATCATTGATACATGTGAagttatacaaaacatatttccatattagccatgttgctcccccaccccccagaaaaaccaagaaaaggcaagaaaagtaaagtgaaaaagtCTGTTTTAGTTTGCCCTCAGAGGCCAttggttctctctctggaggtaaatagcattttccatcatgggtcctttgggatTCTCcagatcattgtcttgatcagaatattttaagtcattcacaactgatcatcattgcagtatttctgttactatgtactgtgttctcctggttttgcttacttttcTTTGCATAAATTCATAAAAGTTCCCAGGTTTTTTGCAAactcctcattatttcttatagcacagtagtattccgtcacaatcatataccccaccttgttcagccattccccagttgatgggcatcccctcagtttccaattctacGGTGccacaaaagagctactataattatttttgtacaaaatataccttttcccttttctttgttccctttgggatacagacctagcagtggtattgctgggtaaagGGTATGCAGATTTATGTCCCTTGGAACCTTTAAAAGTTTGTATCACTGGGAGCCATTATTTTTAGTCAGCATCTTTCTTAAGTCAGATAGTATCTCGAACTTGGATTGCTGTTTCCTTGTCTTGGACATCTGAGTCACTCACTGTGAAGGATGTAGACTTCATTCTAAAGGTGAATCTGTCCTTCCAGAAAGAGAGGAAGTGTTTTATTTGTGTTTAGGCAGTTGAAATAGCTGACTTTAATTTGATGTCTGGCCCCTGGCAattgcttaataatgcttgttgactgactgactaactgaagTGTAGGCAGAGAGACGTCTAGGGATTGACAGAGTTGGAGAATTGGCTTCAGAGCTGTagtgaaattaagcagtgaaaaaatcataacaaaattcatctagaagaacaaaaggtcaaggatattaagggaatcagtgaaaaaaaatgtgaaggacaGTAGCCAAAGCCAGATCTCAAATGAAATCATAACGTGGTCGTTATCAAAACGAtctggtactgcctaagaaatatGGCGGTGGATCAGTGGGGTAGATTAGGCACACAGTatacagcagtaaatgaccatggtCATGTAgtatttgacaaacccaaagatctaagaCTTTGGGACAAGAAATCACTACTAGACAAAAATTGcaaggaaactggaaagcagtttgggagAAAGGTATAGACTAACATTTCACAGCTTATAATGATTATCTCAAGAtcaaaatgtgtacatgatttagCCATAATTATATTATAAGCAGATTAGGAGAACATTTTACCTGTCAAAATTTAtgaataagagaagaatttatgaccaaacgagatagagaggatcatggaatataaaaatagataattttgattatatcatgttaaaacatttttgtacaaataaaaccagcgcagccaaaattagaagaaaagcagaaaactgggaggggCAGAAATTTACAAGAAGTTCCTCTGATAAAaactttctcaaatatatagagaattgagtcaaatttataagaatgagtcattccctaattgataaatgctcaaagaatatgaatgcctgttcagttttcagaagaagaaatcaaagctatccataatcataggagaaaatgctctaaattactactgattaaagaaatgagattaaaacaactctgaggtaccatctcacacttatcagattagtaatatgacagaaaaagaaaatgacgaATGTTGGAGGGGGTGTGTAAAAATTGGGATGCTATTGAactgtttgtggagttgtgaactgatctagccattctggagagtattttggaactatgcccaaagggctaaaaaaccATACCCTTTACCCATcaatactactgctaggtctgtatctcaaagagagcaaagaaaaaggaaaaggagccaTATGTTCAAAAGAGTTGGAAGTTGAGGAGatatccatcatttggggaatggctgaatgagttgtggaatatgattgtgaaggagtactactgtgctgtaagaaatgaatgaGCAgtatactttcagaaaaacctggaaagacttgtctACATGAAACTATTGCAGAGTGAGATGAACAGAAGCAGGGGAGcatattgtgcacagtaacagcaatattgtatgatgatgaaCTGAGAATGACTTAGTTCTCTGcagtgcaatgatccaagacagttccaaagggcttatgatgaaaaatgccatccaactccagagaaagaaccagtgGAGTCCAAGTGCAGATTGAAGTAATCCAAGACCTTAGGAGCTATGATTCTGTGTCCTCCATAGTAGACCAGCTACTGATCACgagaaaaaagaagtaaatttcCTATCTTGCTAAAGCTCGTTTTCATTATGACATTCCCTTGCTCTGCACAAAACCTTTACTTTTCCCCTGAATACAAGTGAAATGCCTTCCATCTGTGGAttgtctccagtttatcctgtgtatatgATGTTTGTCCATAGGTgttttcactctttccttcacTCTTTAATTTATAAGCTACTGCAGAGAAGGGTctatattttgtttctctttgtatccccagaactttgcATATGCCTCAGAaattgttattcagttatttcatttgtgtcaactcttcgtgatcctatttggggttctcttggcaaagatattgaagtgtttgccatttccttcttatcatttacaaatgaggagactgaggcaaactagGTTAGGTGACatgcttggggtcacacaggaGTAAAtattctgaggccagatttgaattcgagaagacagtcttcctgactctaggccaggcactctatccactgcactacctagtttcCTACCTCACAAATagtaggcatttttttttttaaaacactgcAACAAGGTAATCTCTATTtacagaagaatgatttaaagatatgcttttttttttttacaaatagatATAGAACAAGAACTGtccagttttttaaaaactgtttgcaTATTTATCTTCAGGGTTTCCACCCTACATTATTAAAATCCTCCTGACAGGCTATATCACAGTCATGAAAATTTGACCTTTTTTTTAAGGCAgtcaggattaggtgacttgctcaggatcacttGCCCAGCtagtgtgtctgaggctggatttgaactcgagtccttctgactccagggccagtgctctatccactgcaccacctagctacccccaataaatgattgttgactctGGAACATTGATCATGAGATTGTGGTTTCCAACTTTGGAGGCAGCCTTATACATTACAGAAGGAAGGAGCTCCTGGATCCCTCTGTTAGGGTTGACTGCACTATGGAAGGTGTTCCATATAACTCCTATAACACTGTAGGAGGGAGGGGATGCCCACTACCAGCAGAATGACTCAGGCCATGTGTTGGCTTGGCAGGGATTAGGGACCAGGAAGGAGTTTTTGCATGGTGCAGAGGCTGAGGTAAGAGTCAGGTGGTTAAGTAGtcctataaaatatttcattttttgatatttttaaatgtatggcTCTTGGGAGAGTTTGATAGCAGTTGTGGTTTGGTGCCTCATGTCTTGGGTCTTGATCAATATCTGATTATGGGAGTTTTGTGTTGTGAATATTTCTTTTATGTGGGGAGAAAATCAATGAAGATCCTATATTTAGAGTTGTGAGGGGCCTCAGAGGATGTTTCGTTTtatagttggagaaactgaggcctgccCTGCCCAGGAAAACAAGGCTCAGTGGATTGAACCCCAGGGCCCTCATCCCTGAGCCAGGTTCAGGTTGCTTCCTCACCCCCTTGGACTCTTCCTGAGGCCCTCTGTCTTCCTCTGGCCCCAAGCGAAAGGAGTGTAGATCCAGCCTCACACATGCACCAGTTGGgtaaccctgggccagtcacttcaccctgtctgccttaaTGCTCTGGAGGAGATGGCCTACCTCTCAGACGCTACTGAACAACCACACAGACAGCTTGAGCTCTTCCTCGTTGACTCTGGGAAGACTTCTCTTATTAGCCCATCCCCTTAGGGGTCATTCTTGAAAGAGTCCAGTGGCACCTATAGTCAGTAGCCTACATTGTGGTGTTTATCATAGGCTATATGGGTCCCAGCTTCTAGTGCCCCACTTAAccagtgcttgttgattgactgatatgTAGACCTTCTTTCATTGTTCCTCAAGATGTTAGTTTTCTGTAGCTAGACTGTGAGCTGAAGAGCAGAGGCTTTGTCCAATTGCTGGACATTTGGCCTTTTGCTTTTAAGCCTTGTTGATGGACAGTCTTGTTTTGATACAGTGATGACTTTTTTTAACACAAGGGGGAGCTATTAGCCTCTGAATTGGAAGACAGGGAGCAAGtgacatttttctctcctgggaggttgaggaaaggaagcagaagaCAGTATTGCCTGCTTGTTTCTTGAATGTAGGTTTTATAGGTGTGTTGAATGGGGAAGGGGAATGTAGGAGTATCCTTGAAAATCCAAAAGTCCATCACAGTGTCTTCTGTTAGAGATGGCTTTTGTGCAAAagtttaagaattttaaaatttatttgcagGTAACTCCAGAAGACTCTAGCGCTCAGTTCTTAATTCCTACTACTGGATCCTCTGGCCGGAACCGGGCAGAAGCCTCTTTGGAACGAGCACAGAATCTTAATCCCATGGTAGATGTGAAGGTGGACacagaaaatatagaaaataagcCTGAGACTTTCTTCACACAATTTGATGCTGTAAGTTTTACAGGAAGTGAAATTTTGAGCTTGAATTTTCACAATATGAAAATTTCTCAGCAAGTCCTTTCAAACAGGGCCCTCTATTCTCCCAGGCCTTTCTAcccttttttgcttctcttttgtgATGCCAAAGATCATGACATTTTATTCTTGTACAAGGAAGAATCTCTGTAAttgatttctttcctctttagtaATTACTTGAAGCAGACATTTGGTTCATTTGTGGCATTCCTTGAATTGTTAATGTTAGAGGATCTGGTTACTAGAGCCAGAGTGTCAAACCACTAATTGTGATATTTAGATGTACAATAAATAGGAGCTGCTGCCTTATTGCCCATTAGTCTGACCCTTTTCCTAATAGAGCATCTGTTTGTCTTAATGGGCTCTCTTAATGAAATAGTGGGCCAGGTTTCTACTTAATCCCTTTTACACAACTGTTCACTAATACATTTGGTTTAAGCTTTATTGTTGTCTGGAGATAGGAGTATTTTTTGACTAGCCCACCaacacatttttctcttctgaaaagattatttccatttttaaggcTTATAAGCTAGGACTGTGGTGGAGAGAATGTGGGCTCAAAACCCAAAAATAcacttctgtcatttttttcttaacattccCTTAAAGTAGGCCTTCTTAACCTAGAggtctatgaactttttttttttaatttttttgtgtgtgtgtgaacttgttttttaaaaatattttgagaactatTCCAGTGTACTTGGCTTTCATTGTAATTTTAGGTGTTTTATTTTACTCctttaaaacatcattctgagaagtcTCTAGGCTTCATCAGAATGCCATAGTGGTCCAGAAtacagaaaaaagtttaaaaaccctGCCCAAAGAGGAAATAGGTGGTCTTTTGAAGTTGAATTTCTGATTATCATTGATTTGTGTCATCCTGTCTGCTggtttaaatattaaaatgtgtCATGACCAGCTCCTTGATTTAATGGAGAACAGACTGGCAGTCCCAGAAATATAGTGATCATGATTTTTGTGTGATTCACTGTCTGAAGGGAAGGTCACTTGGTTTGTAACCTTTCCACTTGTCCATTAATGCAGATAACGTTTCACACCAGATTTTGTGGTAGAAATCCCAGCGgggctttgttttatttctattttcctaaTGTCAacccaaaagagaaagaaaatgccaAGTTCTAATGTAAATTGATGATCTCTGTGGTCACTTTTGAAAAGCGGTTTTGTTCCTGACTGTAGGTTGTCAGCCATTCCAAATTGGGAGAAAACTGTTCATCATGTGCCTTGCTTTGGGTCCTTCAGGATCTTCGTGTCTCTCCACTGTCTACAATTGGCATGTTGGCTGCTTGGCAGTCACATCACATTTATTGACATGGATGGAAGGCACTTTGAGAGAATTtttaccttctttcctttttatttacttCTCCAACTGTCAGGCCTGTGGCCAAAGTGGAGATGGTGCAAAGGAAGGCTCACTAACATACTTACAGACTAAGTGCTAGAACCCATCTTGTGGGGCATTAAATTGATCAGCTTTTTATACTCTATCTAAACCCATTTGGGGTCAATAGAGTGGTATTTTAACCTAGTTCTACACACTGAAACCTGCCATTTGTCTTACCTTCTAATAGTGATATTCTAAGAACCTGTCTTACCAGTTTGAAACTGGTCTTAAACATGTCCACAGAACCCATTCTTTAGGATAGTTAAATGTCAGTAAGGTGAATCATTTATTTCAAAAACTCATgcccagtttctttctttttctctaggtATGTCTGACTTGCTGTTCCAGAGATGTCTTAGTTAAAATTGACCAGATCTGTTATAAAAATAGCATCAAGTTCTTTACCGGGGATGTTTTTGGCTACCACGGATACATGTTTGCTAATCTGGGAGAGCATGAGTTTGTGGAGTAAGTGCTAGAAGAGGAGAGAAGTTCACAgcatcttaaaaattaaattaaatgaaattggaTTGGATAGGAGGGAGCTTATAACCTAAAAATACCAGTGGTCTTAGCTTTGAGATAATACAGTAACGTATTTCAACACATCTGTTACCTTGTTCAAACCCCCCAGCCCCTATCTTCCTCTTTTGTGGACACTAATTGTGCACTAAGAATTACAAAAGCCTGTAACTATGACTGGTAGCAGCTGAGGGAAAATGGACTCTCAATGTTCTAGACTTGGAAATTTGCCAGTACAGACCAAGTGGACAAAGCAGAGGAGTTTCAAACCTGTGAAGTTTCGTTTTAGAGTCAgtcccaggccttcctgacttcaccTGCATATAAGAGCCTGAAAAAGAATGCTTATGCTGACTTGCAAGGAATGGAGAAGGTGGACTTCAATATTTCAGTACATAATGATCCAAACGTACCTTGTTCTTTTGAGTCTGGCTACTAACTACTGCTTTCTTGGTTTTAGTTAATTATGTTCTCTGTGGGCTTACATTGTTCAGATCATTTCAAATCTTTTAAAGGGCAAGAATGGCCAACTCTTCCCACCAAAGTAtagtagagtgtgtgtgtgtgtgtgtgtgtgtgtgtgtgtgtgtgtgtgtgtctgtgtgtctgtgtgtctgtctgtctgcgtGCATGCGTGCACTATTTATTTAACTTGGCTTGATTGTGGACTTAAGCAGGCTGCATTACTATATTCCTAGTGAGAAGGACCTATGTGTGCAAGTGACCTAAACAGAAGAGCCAAGGCCACATTTGGCACCGAGAGATGAACTGGCCCAGTCATGCCAAGGAATGACTGCCCCCACTCTGGAGTGCTGGTGAGATTTGCCAGCACTCTGGGGTCTACTTCCCATTAGAGCCTGTGAGGTCAGTGTTATTatcacattttacagaaggacCTGGAGGTTTTTGGAGTCACCCAGAGAGGAGCTCTCTAAGGAAGAAGTTActcccagaccttcctgacttcaggtccagtgccctCTCCACACAGCATGGAATCCCAGGAATCTGGTTAATAGGAACATGTCTCATGTGCCATAGTTTCTTCGAAAGAGAAGGGCAGGTACAGCAAGACCTCCAGCACAGTGAGATTGTGGAGGGATTATCTAAGGAGAATTCATAGAAGGACTGGCCAAAGAATGATATAAGAGTATAAGGATGAGTTGTGGAGagaataaatgaaatcacagatgtgtTGAAATATGTTACTGACCCTCTGTGGACCccaggctcctcatctgtaaaatgaggaggccaGACTGGGCGTAAATGACCGCTAAGGCTCCTTCCATTTATAGATCTGTGGCATCCTGGAAGCCTTATTTTCTGTCAAAGATTAAAAGTCATCATGGGATGTTTTGAGAGGAACTATGAGCTATGACGTGGTCTAGTCCatcttctctctgggccttaaaTTCCCCATCCATGAAGAGGGGACCATAAGATTTGCTGATGGTCTTTCTAGCACTTATCAATGAATTAAGGGGTCATATTGCAAACAGATCAGTTTATTTGATTCCTGTGAATTCTTGACATCTAGAGTCATAGACTATGACCTTGAGTGACTTGGAAGGAACCTTGAAAACCTGCACGTAAAGTCTTTACACTATAGAGGGCTGAGCATAGTGGTGTTGCTGCATTACCTTGGTTGCCCATACTGGAGGGTCTCGGAGAGATCTCTGAGAAGTGAGCAAATTCTCTTGCCTCTAACAGTATTCAGACTGAAGATAACATACCTCTCACTTATGGGCGTTCGTGGAGCACATTGACCTTGTTGTCAGGGAAAGCTGCTGAACTGTTGGAGCCATCCAAGAATAGAATGGGTACCTTTTGAACAGAGGCTCATAGGTCCTGGGGTTGAGGAgccgggtttggggggggggagttaaAGTAGAAACGATGGAAAACTTTGAGACTGAGATTCTGTGGCTCCTGTCACTCTTTAGGGAGAAAACCAAAGTCCCTAAAGTCAGTCCAGGAGTGGAAGATGGACCTGACACTAAGAAGGCTAAGTTGGAGGCTGCAGAGACGACAATGGTCAAAAAAGTAGGTGTCTTGATATCCCTGCCCTCTTCTTGCCCCTCATCCTGCTGGGAGGGCACAGAGAGGGACCTGGGGCTGGGCTGCCCCATCTGAAAGTAGCCTGCTCCTTGAGTGGAGGTGTTTTCATGCTGCACCTCTGGGGCAGGGACCAACTTAAACTCTGGGGTTTTCTCTTtgtgttctctttcctcttctccctgtaATAACCTTTGAACAACAGCTTTTAGTGCTGAAAAACAGGTCATAGAGTAGACTGTTATATAGAACTATCTATAGTCTTACTGACTCCACAAGACCTGCTTTTAGAACGGTGGGCAGCAGCAGTGTGtaatggatttggagacagaagctCTGGCTTCTTTGTCTCTATTTCACATCAAGAAACTTTACACACCACTGTGTGTAAAGGCATTGTCATTGGCCTTATCAATGAATTGATTGAAGATATGATACTAGGAAGCAGGCTGTACTCTCAGCTCACAGTGTAATGGAGCAGGGTGGGATAGGCTAAGACAGGCAGATGAGGAGAGGGCCAGACCATGTTCTCTAATCAgtgtgaggagaggagagatccCTGTCACCTGAGAAGGTGACAGGTGGGACTGAAGACCGATGGCATTTGGATTAGCCTGGGGTAGAAAGAGGTAACTATTTCAGCAAAGGCTTGGGAGGAAGGGAGCATCTGGAGCAGGGCCATGGAATCCCtcctaggcttcaccagacttccagaaGGGTGCATGACACACAGAAGGCAAAGAAGCCCTGATCCAGAGCTGCTGGTGACTTTGGATAAGGCTTTCTCCTCAGTGAGCCAgggtttccttatctacaaaatcaGGGTGGTAATATTTGAACTGTACCTATCACATGAGGTagttgtgagaaaagcactttgaacTATCTGGGGTGAGCTGTTTTTATGATCATTTTATGAGTTGGATGCCTTAAAAACCCAGAGTCCAAATTGAAGAGAAGTAGGGAGGAGGACAGCACATTTGTTTCATCAGCTACCTTGGAAATTGTTGTATTGTctaaagagatggaaagagggggaaggactGGTAAGATGGGGGGCAGGGAGGCGCCAAGAAAAGTTAGTGGAGGCAGAGGGCAGAGCAGACGTGGCCTAGCTGGCTACTCTTTAATGTCGAATATATTATGGAAAAATAACAGGCAGTGTAGACATTCTAgactggtttgttgttgttttattccGTTTTAAAGTGATTCCACTGCAGAAACCACAGTCAGGGAACAAACTCTTAacagttttatattttatatttaaatgtttgaaagctGTGGTAAGAAATATGCCTTAAGGAAATTTTAAAGTCCATATCTAAATATCTATTCACAGTAACTTGTTTATCCTCAGAATGAACATTGGTGTTTTGGCCAAaacttagtgtttttttttcttcccccttttcaccCTGCTTAGTCAAGCTTCTTTAGAATGGTGGGGAGAGGGGTTGGGGGAGATGAATTGTTAACAAATGCAGGAGTATAAAAGCTGCATTGTGGGTGCTGTCACTTTATAAATCACACCCTCTTAACAGGGTGACACTTGGCCTTGGTGAGGAGGAGTTTATGTCTTTAAGGCCTTCTGGAATTGGAGTCGGGCTTTCACATTTAAATAAAGTTAGTGCCCAGCTTTGTTAGCCATTCACAGCTGGAAGTTTGACACTGCTCTAAGTCCTGCTTGTGCCCTGCCAAGCTGCTCTGGAAATCCCCTTGTGGGAGCTACTGTATCTAACTATGAGGGGAATGTCGGCTGCCCCGTCATGTACTCCAGGCCTTTGTGTCCCACTCATCCAGCTTGTCACTTGACAAGCCCTCCTTCCTACCATGGGCCCAATTTTAAGGTATCAAAATATTCTCCAGCTGACATTGTTAGTCAGCTGTTTCCTTTGGACGTTTTGAACCAGTACTCCAACCCTTATCTTTTAAGGTTTTGATGCATACAATGCATTCCTATTGATCATCTCCAGAATTCCAAACCTTGACTTTATGGAGTCCTGCCAGCCAGCCTTTTATAGGCCTGGGAGTCTGCACCTCTTCATTCTGGTGCTGATTTTGCTGTTAGTCAGCTCTCCTCAGAATGAAGTATTTGGATGAGAATCAGTCCTTCTTTGTGGGCCTTTTGCACTTTCAAATTTTATGGTTTCCTGATTCTTTCTACATTTTAAGTAGTCACCAGTTAGGTGGTACTATGTTCAGCAGAAAGCAGGCATCTTCAGCTTCTCCAGTTGATTCTTGGTGAGTG
Proteins encoded:
- the SAE1 gene encoding SUMO-activating enzyme subunit 1 isoform X1, with amino-acid sequence MVEKEEVGTISEEEAAQYDRQIRLWGLEAQKRLRASRVLLVGMKGLGAEVAKNLILAGVKGLTMMDHQKVTPEDSSAQFLIPTTGSSGRNRAEASLERAQNLNPMVDVKVDTENIENKPETFFTQFDAVCLTCCSRDVLVKIDQICYKNSIKFFTGDVFGYHGYMFANLGEHEFVEEKTKVPKVSPGVEDGPDTKKAKLEAAETTMVKKKVVFCPFKEALEVDWSSDKAKAALRRTTCDYFLLQVLLKFRTDKGRDPQSDTYGEDSELLLQIRNDLLESLGVNPDLLPDDFVSYCFSEMAPVCAVVGGVLGQEVVKALSQRDPPSQQFLLFRWH
- the SAE1 gene encoding SUMO-activating enzyme subunit 1 isoform X2, which encodes MKGLGAEVAKNLILAGVKGLTMMDHQKVTPEDSSAQFLIPTTGSSGRNRAEASLERAQNLNPMVDVKVDTENIENKPETFFTQFDAVCLTCCSRDVLVKIDQICYKNSIKFFTGDVFGYHGYMFANLGEHEFVEEKTKVPKVSPGVEDGPDTKKAKLEAAETTMVKKKVVFCPFKEALEVDWSSDKAKAALRRTTCDYFLLQVLLKFRTDKGRDPQSDTYGEDSELLLQIRNDLLESLGVNPDLLPDDFVSYCFSEMAPVCAVVGGVLGQEVVKALSQRDPPSQQFLLFRWH